The Oreochromis niloticus isolate F11D_XX linkage group LG2, O_niloticus_UMD_NMBU, whole genome shotgun sequence genome includes a region encoding these proteins:
- the LOC109203138 gene encoding uncharacterized protein LOC109203138, translated as MDPARNGEVAERGRRVAGRGRGIRMLGGRRIRGRSRAVVADEIRATVIDHVVNHGHSMREAGQRVQPNLQRSTVASIVRVFRQTNRTQRLPHTGGRGRMFTDVQETAIVDMVIRNNGIKLTEIRHRVLADNVTFANIHSVSITTISRVLKKHQVRMKQLYTVPFERNSEHVKQLRNQYVQRVMEIEGRQTHHIFIFVDEAGFNLAKARRRGRNVIGKRATVNVPGQRGANITMCAAISTDGLLLHRPLIGPYNTERLLAFLHDLYGRVVLGEERDAERRNQPTFIIVWDNVAFHHFRAVTEWFAAHPRMESLFLPPYSPFLNPIEEFFSSWRWKVYDHHPHDQMSLLDAMNAGCLEISAEGWIRHARRFFPRCIALDDIRCDVDENLWPNGEDRVD; from the exons ATGGACCCAGCCAGAAATGGAGAAGTGgctgaaagaggaagaagagtggCTGGGAGGGGGCGAGGAATACGTATGCTTGGTGGAAGAAGAATACGAGGAAGATCAAGAGCTGTAGTCGCAGATGAGATCAGAGCTACTGTAATTGATCATGTAGTAAATCATGGTCACTCAATGAGAGAGGCTGGTCAGAGAGTGCAGCCAAATCTGCAACGCTCTACAGTGGCATCTATTGTTAGAGTTTTCCGGCAAACCAACAG GACTCAACGGTTACCTcacacaggagggagaggaCGGATGTTCACTGATGTGCAGGAAACTGCCATTGTTGATATGGTCATCAGAAACAATGGGAtaaaactcactgaaattaGACACAGAGTCTTGGCAGACAACGTTACTTTCGCAAATATTCACAGTGTAAGCATAACAACAATTTCTAGAGTCCTGAAAAAACATCAGGTCAGGATGAAACAGTTGTACACTGTGCCTTTTGAGAGGAACTCTGAACATGTCAAGCAACTCAGGAACCAGTATGTCCAG AGAGTCATGGAGATTGAAGGCAGGCAAACACACCACATTTTCATCTTTGTGGATGAGGCAGGTTTCAACTTGGCCAAAGCACGGCGACGAGGGAGGAATGTGATTGGGAAGAGAGCCACAGTGAATGTCCCGGGCCAGAGGGGTGCCAACATCACAATGTGCGCAGCAATATCCACTGATGGACTGCTGTTACACAGACCACTAATTGGGCCATACAACACTGAACGGCTCCTTGCGTTCCTGCATGATCTCTATGGAAGGGTTGTGCTAGGTGAGGAAAGGGATGCGGAGAGAAGGAATCAGCCAACATTTATAATTGTATGGGACAATGTGGCATTTCATCACTTCCGTGCAGTCACCGAGTGGTTTGCAGCCCATCCCAGAATGGAGTCTCTTTTCCTCCCACCTTACTCTCCATTCCTCAACCCCATAGAGGAATTCTTTTCCTCATGGCGGTGGAAGGTTTACGACCATCATCCACATGATCAAATGTCCCTCTTGGATGCAATGAATGCTGGATGCCTGGAGATATCAGCAGAGGGATGGATCAGGCATGCCAGAAGATTCTTTCCTAGGTGTATTGCCCTAGATGACATAAGATGTGATGTGGATGAGAACCTGTGGCCAAATGGAGAAGACCGAGTAGATTAG